From one Nonomuraea polychroma genomic stretch:
- a CDS encoding DUF885 family protein, with product MTELDPRLRAVTDLMVAEAREGGGRHEYDGRIQDLSPDGVRAGLARLGEGAAPADPHDAEHVKVFEESLRYQFGELQLHRKNPMAHLSNLDLACYDRDYGPEEERAAAKAAHLALWPDAVDGAIASLDQLSAPVAKSLMGAARGLAAGVEEEAALAAHARLVAHLERAAAEGDPDAALGGEALARLMGTAEGLPVDLGRLAERADAERDRLMGLLGESCARLGRSGPPLDVVRELVRDHPDANGVIEAARVGTEKAIAFTREKDLVPYHDGECLVGLAPESRRWAMAMMAWNSPGEPEGPSWYYITPPDPSWPARDQEEWLEVFSHTTLPAINVHEVAPGHFSHARALRRAPSEVRRLLQSMSFIEGWAHYAEELCVEEGFEAGDPRFAIGVWVEALIRVTRLACAIGVHTGQMTVEEGARRFESDTHLAGPAALSEARRATFDPTYGRYTWGKLLILDLRERARTEWGTGFTVQRFHKALLDLGSPPLGLIGAIL from the coding sequence ATGACGGAACTTGACCCCAGGCTGCGGGCGGTCACCGACCTCATGGTGGCCGAGGCACGCGAGGGCGGCGGCAGGCACGAATACGACGGCCGGATCCAGGACCTGTCGCCCGACGGCGTACGGGCCGGGCTGGCGCGGCTCGGCGAGGGGGCCGCACCGGCCGACCCGCATGACGCCGAGCATGTGAAGGTGTTCGAGGAGAGCCTGCGTTACCAGTTCGGGGAGTTGCAGCTGCACCGCAAGAACCCGATGGCGCACCTGTCGAACCTGGACCTCGCCTGCTACGACCGCGACTACGGCCCGGAGGAGGAGCGCGCCGCGGCGAAGGCGGCCCACCTCGCGCTCTGGCCGGACGCCGTGGACGGGGCGATCGCCTCGCTCGACCAGTTGAGCGCGCCGGTTGCGAAGTCCCTGATGGGCGCCGCCAGAGGGCTGGCGGCCGGGGTCGAGGAAGAGGCCGCGCTGGCGGCTCACGCCAGGCTCGTCGCCCACCTGGAGCGCGCCGCGGCCGAGGGCGACCCCGACGCCGCGCTCGGCGGCGAGGCGCTGGCCAGGCTCATGGGCACGGCCGAGGGCCTGCCGGTGGACCTCGGCCGGCTGGCCGAGCGGGCCGACGCCGAGCGGGACCGGCTCATGGGACTGCTCGGCGAGTCCTGTGCGCGGCTGGGGCGTTCGGGACCGCCGCTGGACGTCGTACGAGAGCTGGTCAGGGACCACCCCGACGCGAACGGCGTGATCGAGGCGGCCAGGGTGGGCACCGAGAAGGCCATCGCGTTCACCCGCGAGAAGGACCTCGTGCCCTACCACGACGGGGAGTGCCTGGTCGGGCTCGCGCCCGAGTCGCGCCGCTGGGCCATGGCGATGATGGCCTGGAACTCGCCCGGCGAGCCCGAGGGCCCGTCCTGGTACTACATCACGCCGCCCGACCCCTCCTGGCCCGCGCGGGACCAGGAGGAATGGCTGGAGGTCTTCAGCCACACGACGCTGCCGGCGATCAACGTGCACGAGGTGGCGCCGGGGCACTTCTCGCATGCCCGCGCGTTGCGCCGGGCGCCGTCGGAGGTGCGGCGGCTGCTGCAGTCGATGTCGTTCATCGAGGGGTGGGCGCATTACGCCGAGGAGTTGTGCGTCGAGGAGGGGTTCGAGGCCGGCGATCCGCGCTTCGCGATCGGCGTGTGGGTGGAGGCGCTCATCCGTGTCACCCGGCTGGCCTGCGCGATCGGCGTGCACACCGGGCAGATGACGGTCGAGGAAGGCGCCAGGCGCTTCGAGTCGGACACGCACCTGGCAGGGCCTGCGGCGCTGTCGGAGGCCCGGCGGGCCACCTTCGACCCGACGTACGGCCGTTACACCTGGGGCAAGCTGCTCATCCTCGACCTGCGGGAGCGGGCGCGCACGGAGTGGGGGACGGGCTTCACCGTGCAGCGCTTCCACAAGGCGCTGCTCGATCTTGGCTCGCCGCCCCTGGGACTGATCGGCGCGATCCTGTAG
- a CDS encoding SDR family NAD(P)-dependent oxidoreductase has translation MRELVGKVAVVTGAASGIGRALALRFAAEGMSLMLADVDHGGLAETAALAGDGKVLTQITDVSDASAVAHLANRCFGELGAVHVLCNNAGVYQGGHMWTRSEEDFAWLLGVNVWGVLHAIRAFVPRMIEQDTEGHIVNTVSVAGLFAAPGSGGYALSKHAALAASHALAQDLAAAGAKLRVTALCPGAVRTRIAESARVRPPGLVSTPTRDELDALHHVGRHAADGIEPSQVAELAVEAIREERFLVLTDPEYAARLRLQTETLLTGNLPSYQ, from the coding sequence GTGCGCGAGCTCGTTGGCAAGGTTGCGGTGGTGACGGGCGCGGCCAGCGGCATCGGCCGGGCCCTGGCGTTACGGTTCGCGGCCGAGGGCATGTCGCTGATGCTGGCCGACGTCGACCACGGCGGGCTGGCGGAGACTGCCGCGCTGGCCGGGGACGGCAAGGTGCTGACACAGATCACCGACGTCTCCGACGCCTCCGCCGTCGCCCACCTGGCCAACCGGTGCTTCGGCGAGCTCGGGGCCGTGCACGTGCTCTGCAACAACGCCGGCGTCTATCAGGGCGGCCACATGTGGACCCGCAGCGAGGAGGACTTCGCCTGGCTGCTGGGTGTGAACGTGTGGGGCGTGCTGCACGCGATCCGCGCGTTCGTGCCGCGCATGATCGAGCAGGACACCGAGGGGCACATCGTCAACACGGTGTCGGTGGCGGGATTGTTCGCCGCGCCCGGGTCAGGCGGCTACGCGCTCAGCAAACACGCCGCCCTGGCCGCCTCCCACGCGCTCGCCCAGGATCTGGCCGCCGCGGGCGCCAAACTCCGCGTGACCGCCCTCTGCCCGGGGGCGGTCAGGACGCGGATCGCCGAGTCGGCACGCGTGCGACCGCCCGGCCTGGTCAGCACCCCCACCAGGGACGAACTCGACGCGCTCCACCATGTCGGCAGGCACGCGGCGGACGGGATCGAGCCGTCCCAGGTGGCTGAGCTGGCCGTGGAGGCCATCCGCGAGGAGCGGTTCCTGGTGCTGACCGACCCCGAATACGCCGCCAGGCTGCGACTGCAGACCGAGACCCTGCTGACCGGGAACCTGCCGTCCTACCAGTGA
- the guaA gene encoding glutamine-hydrolyzing GMP synthase, with protein MSEFDTVLVVDFGAQYAQLIARRVRECHVYSEIVPSTMTVEEMMAKRPKAIILSGGPSSVYAEGAPPVPHGLFETGVPTFGICYGFQAMAQALGGEVARTGVAEYGGTALEVLDEGIIFAGLPASQKVWMSHGDSVAAAPAGFRVTASTRETPVAAFEHAERGLYGVQFHPEVLHSEHGQVVLKHFLDAAGCRPTWTMLNIVEESVETVRRQVGDGRAICALSGGVDSAVAAAIVQRAIGDRLTCVFVDHGLLRKGEAEQVERDFVAATGVKLRVVDASDRFLKALDGVTDPEEKRKIIGREFIRVFEDEQRAIMADGPVEFLVQGTLYPDVVESGGGTGTANIKSHHNVGGLPEDLQFKLVEPLRALFKDEVRRAGEELGLPAAMVWRQPFPGPGLGIRIVGEVTRERLALLREADAIAREELSRAGLDRQIWQCPVVLLADVRSVGVQGDGRTYGHPVVLRPVTSEDAMTADWARVPYDVLSRISTRITNEVREINRVVVDVTSKPPGTIEWE; from the coding sequence GTGTCTGAATTCGACACAGTGCTGGTGGTCGACTTCGGCGCGCAATACGCGCAGCTCATCGCCAGGCGGGTGCGCGAGTGCCACGTCTACTCCGAGATCGTTCCGTCGACGATGACTGTCGAGGAGATGATGGCCAAGAGACCTAAGGCGATCATCCTGTCCGGCGGTCCCTCCTCGGTCTACGCCGAGGGCGCACCGCCCGTCCCGCACGGGTTGTTCGAGACGGGCGTGCCGACGTTCGGCATCTGCTACGGCTTCCAGGCCATGGCACAGGCGCTCGGCGGCGAGGTGGCCCGCACGGGCGTCGCCGAATACGGCGGCACCGCGCTGGAGGTGCTCGACGAGGGCATCATCTTCGCCGGCCTGCCGGCCAGCCAGAAGGTGTGGATGTCGCACGGTGACAGCGTCGCGGCCGCGCCCGCGGGCTTCCGGGTGACCGCCTCGACGCGCGAGACCCCCGTCGCCGCCTTCGAGCACGCCGAGCGTGGCCTCTACGGCGTACAATTCCACCCCGAGGTCCTGCACTCCGAGCACGGCCAGGTGGTGCTCAAGCACTTCCTCGACGCGGCCGGTTGCCGCCCGACCTGGACGATGCTCAACATCGTCGAGGAGTCCGTCGAGACCGTACGCCGCCAGGTCGGCGACGGCCGCGCCATCTGCGCGCTGTCGGGCGGCGTGGACTCCGCGGTGGCCGCCGCGATCGTGCAGCGCGCCATCGGCGATCGCCTCACCTGCGTCTTCGTCGACCACGGCCTGCTGCGCAAGGGCGAGGCCGAGCAGGTCGAACGCGACTTCGTGGCGGCCACCGGCGTCAAGCTGCGCGTGGTGGACGCCTCCGACCGCTTCCTCAAGGCGCTGGACGGCGTCACCGACCCCGAGGAGAAGCGCAAGATCATCGGCCGCGAGTTCATCCGCGTCTTCGAGGACGAGCAGCGCGCCATCATGGCCGACGGCCCCGTGGAGTTCCTGGTCCAGGGCACGCTCTACCCCGACGTGGTCGAGTCGGGCGGCGGCACCGGCACCGCCAACATCAAGTCCCACCACAACGTCGGCGGCCTGCCGGAGGACCTTCAGTTCAAGCTGGTGGAGCCGCTGCGCGCGCTGTTCAAGGACGAGGTGCGCCGGGCGGGCGAGGAGCTCGGCCTGCCCGCCGCCATGGTCTGGCGCCAGCCGTTCCCCGGCCCCGGCCTCGGCATCCGCATCGTCGGCGAGGTGACCCGCGAGCGCCTGGCCCTGCTGCGGGAGGCCGACGCGATCGCCCGCGAGGAGCTGTCGCGGGCCGGCCTCGACCGCCAGATCTGGCAGTGCCCGGTGGTGCTGCTGGCCGACGTGCGGTCGGTGGGCGTGCAGGGGGACGGGCGCACGTACGGCCACCCGGTGGTGCTGCGGCCCGTCACGTCGGAGGACGCGATGACGGCGGACTGGGCGCGGGTGCCGTACGACGTGTTGTCGCGGATCTCGACGCGGATCACCAACGAGGTCCGGGAGATCAACCGGGTCGTGGTGGACGTGACGAGCAAGCCCCCGGGCACCATCGAATGGGAGTGA
- a CDS encoding DUF1996 domain-containing protein → MCGSIALALSATPAFAHAGTVAAQTIVCPGVADKLPDIPAAAQAEVDRNLALLDKQLQEANDRLARSVGQGGPNFVQNAILGPLASKRGATIDRIAIAIGRTAERPTGLDNLATCTLSDTTAPAPPGDGATSTPAPTTTTAPDPGTGQSIVCPSVADKLPPIPAAAQGEVDRNLALLEKQIQEANNRLATSIGQGGPNFVRNAILGPLASKRGATIDRIAIAIGRTAQRPTGLDNLATCTLSNEGGAELSAADFVDIQQVPASEQPEPSETGSTGTFLSRCGTSSEDRSNNDNLITAPGVSNGAQALYEYVGNMSADALSTNESLADADTTCRNQADQSAYFWPTLRVLGADAAETDGDNAGTAVQPSSVRLEYRGNPTSEVTTPPQFLRMLAGDARAATNGGAEARPTWTCTGFTDRLTDKYPICPSGSDLVRVFDMPSCWDGENIDSADHRTNLAFPDEDGACPSGTEAVPQLRLTLTYDDVPNTEPEGTNVPFAVDSLASEANSPNTDHAGAIVVMSEQLVNKVVQCINSDKEC, encoded by the coding sequence TTGTGCGGGAGCATCGCGCTCGCCCTGTCAGCCACCCCGGCATTCGCGCACGCCGGCACGGTCGCAGCACAGACCATCGTCTGCCCAGGCGTCGCAGACAAACTTCCCGACATCCCGGCCGCCGCCCAGGCCGAGGTCGACCGCAACCTCGCTCTCCTGGACAAACAGCTCCAGGAGGCCAACGACCGGCTGGCCCGCTCCGTCGGCCAAGGAGGCCCCAACTTCGTGCAGAACGCCATCCTGGGCCCCCTCGCCTCCAAACGAGGCGCCACCATCGACCGCATCGCCATCGCCATCGGCCGCACCGCCGAACGCCCCACCGGCCTCGACAACCTGGCCACCTGCACCCTCAGCGACACGACGGCGCCGGCGCCACCCGGCGACGGCGCGACGTCCACTCCCGCCCCGACCACCACCACGGCACCCGACCCGGGCACAGGACAGAGCATCGTCTGCCCAAGCGTGGCCGACAAGCTCCCGCCAATCCCGGCCGCCGCCCAGGGCGAGGTCGACCGCAACCTCGCCCTGCTCGAAAAGCAGATCCAAGAGGCCAACAACCGACTCGCCACCTCAATCGGGCAAGGAGGCCCCAACTTCGTCAGAAACGCCATCCTCGGCCCTCTCGCCTCCAAACGAGGCGCCACCATCGACCGCATCGCCATCGCCATCGGCCGCACCGCCCAACGCCCCACCGGCCTCGACAACCTGGCCACCTGCACCCTCAGCAACGAGGGAGGCGCAGAGCTGTCGGCCGCCGACTTCGTCGACATCCAGCAGGTTCCGGCCTCCGAACAACCGGAGCCGAGCGAGACCGGCTCGACCGGCACGTTCCTGTCCCGATGCGGCACGAGCAGTGAGGACCGCAGCAACAACGACAACCTCATCACGGCCCCGGGCGTGAGCAACGGAGCCCAGGCCCTGTACGAGTACGTCGGGAACATGTCCGCCGACGCCCTCTCCACCAACGAGAGCCTGGCCGACGCGGACACCACCTGCCGCAACCAGGCCGACCAATCGGCCTACTTCTGGCCGACCTTGCGCGTACTCGGGGCGGACGCCGCCGAGACGGACGGGGACAACGCCGGCACGGCCGTACAGCCGTCGTCGGTGCGGCTGGAGTACCGCGGCAACCCGACGTCGGAGGTCACCACGCCGCCGCAGTTCCTCAGGATGCTCGCCGGCGACGCCAGAGCCGCGACCAACGGCGGCGCCGAAGCCCGCCCGACATGGACCTGTACGGGCTTCACCGACCGCCTGACCGACAAGTACCCGATCTGCCCCTCCGGCAGCGACCTGGTCCGCGTCTTCGACATGCCGAGCTGCTGGGACGGCGAGAACATCGACAGCGCCGACCACCGCACGAACCTCGCCTTCCCCGACGAGGACGGCGCCTGCCCGAGCGGCACGGAGGCCGTGCCGCAACTGCGCCTGACCCTGACGTACGACGACGTCCCCAACACCGAGCCCGAGGGCACGAACGTCCCGTTCGCCGTGGACAGCCTCGCCAGCGAGGCGAACAGCCCGAACACCGACCACGCCGGCGCCATCGTCGTGATGTCGGAGCAGCTCGTGAACAAGGTCGTCCAGTGCATCAACAGCGACAAGGAGTGCTGA
- a CDS encoding CHRD domain-containing protein, with protein MTKRILTVPGLALATALISASLSPVAAQAESNTPMYFAAKLVGDNEVPAPGMKVGDGNGSAIAVIRIHGQRVDYAIRWHKVASPTGFHIHRGHAGQNGDVRIPFFGQALPASLSAVKGTVYVKDLGLLNRIMHNPRGWYANLHTGEFPGGAVRAQLHRIRPVVLESVLAVGNRSTLTAVADGSQEVPAPGMKVGDPDGRAAWLVWVKGTRVHFAAAWNRVAAPTAAHIHRAPKGKNGPVAVPFFTAEKGLPAGVNGLAGTATAPAQVATRIKNNPKNWYANLHNAEFPGGAVRGQLYKGDW; from the coding sequence ATGACGAAGCGCATCCTCACCGTTCCCGGCCTAGCGCTCGCCACCGCGCTGATCAGCGCCTCCCTCAGCCCGGTCGCCGCCCAGGCCGAGTCGAACACCCCGATGTACTTCGCGGCGAAGCTCGTGGGCGACAACGAAGTGCCCGCACCGGGCATGAAGGTCGGTGACGGCAACGGCAGTGCGATCGCGGTGATCCGCATCCACGGCCAGCGAGTCGACTACGCCATCCGATGGCACAAGGTGGCCTCGCCGACCGGCTTCCATATTCACCGAGGCCACGCCGGCCAGAACGGCGACGTCCGGATCCCGTTCTTCGGCCAGGCGCTGCCCGCCTCGCTCAGCGCTGTCAAGGGCACTGTCTACGTCAAGGACCTCGGACTGCTCAACAGGATCATGCACAACCCCCGGGGCTGGTACGCCAACCTGCACACCGGCGAGTTCCCCGGCGGCGCCGTACGCGCGCAACTGCACCGGATCCGGCCGGTGGTGCTCGAGTCCGTGCTGGCCGTCGGTAACCGGTCCACGCTCACCGCGGTGGCCGACGGTAGCCAAGAGGTGCCGGCGCCCGGCATGAAGGTGGGCGACCCCGACGGACGCGCCGCCTGGCTCGTCTGGGTGAAGGGCACCCGGGTGCACTTCGCCGCCGCCTGGAACCGCGTCGCCGCACCGACCGCCGCCCACATCCACCGCGCGCCGAAGGGCAAGAACGGCCCGGTCGCGGTGCCGTTCTTCACGGCCGAGAAAGGACTGCCCGCCGGTGTCAACGGGCTGGCCGGCACGGCCACCGCTCCCGCCCAGGTCGCTACCCGCATCAAGAACAATCCCAAGAACTGGTACGCCAACCTGCACAACGCCGAGTTCCCGGGCGGTGCGGTCCGCGGCCAGCTCTACAAGGGCGACTGGTAG
- a CDS encoding polysaccharide deacetylase family protein, which translates to MVIHALLAASLALTSVPASQAQVDCARVKCLALTFDDGPGATTPALLKTLKQAGAKATFFLVGKQVEKRPKVAAQAVAEGHAIGNHTYSHASLPTLLDDEILTELDSTQEIIEEATGRRPVLFRPPYGHTDERVLGIADETELAQIMWTGTTLDWQLRDAKKIKAAVLRLAKRDGVILMHDTVPATVKAMPGILKELKKRGYHLVTVTTLLRGKGPKSGVSYF; encoded by the coding sequence GTGGTGATTCACGCCTTACTCGCGGCCTCGCTGGCCCTGACCTCCGTCCCCGCCTCTCAGGCGCAGGTCGACTGCGCCCGGGTGAAGTGCCTGGCGCTGACCTTCGACGACGGACCGGGAGCGACCACGCCCGCGCTGCTCAAGACGCTGAAGCAGGCGGGGGCGAAGGCGACGTTCTTCCTGGTGGGCAAGCAGGTGGAGAAGCGTCCCAAGGTCGCCGCGCAGGCGGTGGCTGAGGGGCACGCGATCGGCAACCACACCTACTCCCACGCCTCCCTGCCGACGCTGCTCGACGACGAGATCCTCACGGAGCTTGATAGCACCCAGGAGATCATCGAGGAGGCCACGGGGCGCCGGCCGGTGCTGTTCCGCCCCCCGTACGGGCACACGGACGAGCGGGTGCTCGGAATCGCCGACGAGACGGAGCTCGCGCAGATCATGTGGACGGGCACGACGCTCGACTGGCAGCTGCGTGACGCCAAGAAGATCAAGGCGGCGGTCCTCAGGCTGGCCAAGCGGGACGGCGTGATCCTCATGCACGACACGGTGCCGGCGACCGTGAAGGCCATGCCGGGCATCCTCAAGGAGCTCAAGAAGCGCGGCTACCACCTCGTCACGGTGACGACGCTGCTGCGCGGCAAGGGCCCGAAGTCCGGAGTGAGCTACTTCTAG
- a CDS encoding class I SAM-dependent methyltransferase, translating into METAEIRRLIALEDNHWWYRERRAILRRELRGLGRPGRALDIGAAGGGNTRVLVEEGWDATATDTSATAIELARQRGIKAVWADARELPFEPDSVDLVTAFDVLEHIREDHLVTAEIARVLAPGGHVLIAVPCDMALWSAHDHAVGHVRRYHRDSLTGVVEKAGLQVQRIWSWNVLLRPLVVRHRRRSQGSDLRQMPAMVNAGLSAIVAAERYLPVKSLKGVSLFLHARLGG; encoded by the coding sequence ATGGAAACCGCAGAGATCCGCCGCCTGATCGCGCTGGAAGACAACCACTGGTGGTACCGCGAGCGCCGAGCCATTCTCCGCAGAGAGCTACGCGGGCTCGGCCGCCCGGGGCGGGCGCTGGACATCGGGGCCGCCGGCGGCGGGAACACCAGGGTGCTGGTCGAGGAGGGCTGGGACGCGACCGCGACGGACACCAGCGCGACCGCCATCGAGCTGGCCAGGCAACGCGGCATCAAGGCCGTGTGGGCGGACGCGCGGGAGCTGCCGTTCGAACCGGACAGCGTGGACCTGGTGACCGCGTTCGACGTGCTGGAGCACATTCGCGAGGACCACCTGGTCACCGCGGAGATCGCGAGGGTGCTGGCGCCGGGTGGGCACGTGTTGATCGCAGTGCCGTGCGACATGGCGCTGTGGTCGGCTCACGACCACGCCGTTGGCCACGTCCGCAGGTACCACCGCGACTCCCTGACCGGCGTCGTCGAAAAGGCAGGGCTCCAGGTCCAGCGGATCTGGAGCTGGAACGTGCTCCTGCGGCCCCTGGTGGTCCGGCACCGCCGCCGTTCCCAGGGCAGCGACCTGCGTCAGATGCCGGCAATGGTCAACGCGGGCCTGTCGGCGATCGTGGCGGCCGAGCGGTACTTGCCGGTCAAGTCGCTCAAAGGCGTGAGCCTGTTCCTGCATGCCCGGCTCGGGGGGTGA
- a CDS encoding glycosyltransferase, protein MDTRAATEPAPRVLDTAARLASVDIVIPVLNEERALPGCVRTLAAFLDDGFPLPWRITIVDNGSTDATWPIATALAGQFERVHARRIDVRGRGAALRTAWRDSPADIVAYMDVDLSTDLDALFPLVAAVASGHSKIAIGTRLAHSARTRRSLRRELVSRAYNALLRYGFGAGFSDAQCGFKAARTDVVRPLMDKVEDNGWFFDTELLLLAEHNGLRVHEVPVDWIEDMDSRVHVVRTAIDDLKGLARLAWSMSTGRARVEVTRSEPAPRHPDAVVARPRAVTLAKFMSFAAIGVFSVILYTLTYLPLRAFWPPATANLGALVLAGILNTEANRRWTFGRVRRSTMHVRAAVLFVANYALTTAAVLAVPPHAGRPAEVGAVVGTYFLLIAMRFTALDRWVFSRTRN, encoded by the coding sequence ATGGACACGCGTGCCGCCACGGAGCCGGCCCCCCGCGTCCTCGACACCGCGGCCCGGCTGGCGAGCGTCGACATCGTCATCCCCGTGCTCAACGAAGAGCGTGCCCTGCCGGGCTGCGTACGTACGCTGGCGGCCTTCCTCGACGACGGCTTCCCGCTGCCGTGGCGCATCACGATCGTGGACAACGGCAGCACCGACGCCACCTGGCCGATCGCCACCGCGCTGGCCGGCCAGTTCGAGCGCGTGCACGCCCGCAGGATCGACGTACGGGGCCGGGGCGCCGCGTTGCGCACGGCCTGGCGGGACAGCCCGGCCGACATCGTGGCGTACATGGACGTGGACCTGTCGACCGACCTCGACGCCCTGTTCCCGCTGGTCGCGGCGGTGGCCAGCGGACACTCCAAGATCGCCATCGGCACCCGTCTGGCGCACAGCGCGCGCACCCGCCGCTCGCTGCGCCGCGAGCTGGTGTCGCGCGCCTACAACGCCCTGCTCAGGTACGGCTTCGGCGCCGGGTTCAGCGACGCCCAGTGCGGTTTCAAGGCGGCCAGGACCGACGTGGTGCGGCCGCTCATGGACAAGGTCGAGGACAACGGCTGGTTCTTCGACACCGAGCTGCTCCTGCTGGCCGAGCACAACGGGCTGCGCGTGCACGAGGTGCCGGTCGACTGGATCGAGGACATGGACTCGCGGGTCCACGTGGTCAGGACCGCGATCGACGACCTGAAGGGGCTGGCGAGGCTCGCCTGGTCGATGTCGACCGGCCGGGCGAGGGTCGAGGTGACCAGGTCCGAGCCGGCGCCGAGGCACCCGGACGCGGTCGTGGCCCGGCCACGGGCGGTGACCTTGGCGAAATTCATGTCATTCGCCGCTATCGGCGTGTTCTCCGTCATCCTGTACACGCTCACTTATCTCCCGTTGCGCGCATTCTGGCCGCCGGCGACCGCGAATTTGGGGGCGCTGGTCCTCGCCGGAATCCTCAATACCGAGGCGAATCGCCGGTGGACGTTCGGCAGGGTGAGACGCAGCACGATGCATGTGCGCGCGGCCGTGCTCTTCGTGGCCAACTATGCGCTCACCACTGCCGCCGTGCTCGCGGTGCCGCCGCACGCCGGACGGCCGGCCGAGGTGGGCGCGGTCGTCGGCACGTACTTCCTGCTCATCGCGATGCGCTTCACCGCGCTGGATCGCTGGGTCTTCTCCCGTACGAGGAACTGA
- a CDS encoding acyl-CoA reductase translates to MLEDSTPTLSGVDGGAAAAGDAVVWVRFPREERVPVEMLLSQVRGGLEVGDERVREFLAAFGRRLLRPALARRHPELGSLGFFLRPSELARTLESMAGEHVRVPRGLIFHIPPANVDTVFVYSWALSALMGNRNVVRLSPRSGAVAEVIVETLHEALAQADPVVGETQRIVSYDRSAVEVTATLSAACDLRVVWGGDRTVHDVRRHPLPPHARDLTFPDRSSFAVIRAAAWLCAPRAARVTAAEGFVNDAYWFDQAACSSPRTVFWVGAQGDCDAARADFLDHVSRVVMARGWAVDAAMAVEKRVATYGLAAEGAAESVEFRGNALANVTLAAAARAPRRWLGAGTFAHARLGSAAELVGLVERRDQTLTHFGFGRPELEELARALAGRGVDRMVPVGGALSFHRVWDGIDLPVEFTRLVTVIR, encoded by the coding sequence ATGCTGGAGGATTCGACGCCGACGCTATCGGGGGTGGACGGCGGTGCGGCCGCCGCGGGTGATGCGGTGGTGTGGGTGCGGTTCCCGCGGGAGGAGCGCGTACCCGTGGAAATGCTGCTCTCGCAGGTGCGGGGAGGGCTGGAGGTCGGGGACGAGCGGGTTCGGGAGTTCCTGGCGGCGTTCGGGAGGCGGCTGTTGCGGCCGGCTCTGGCGCGCCGGCATCCGGAGCTCGGGTCGCTCGGGTTCTTTCTGCGGCCCAGCGAGCTGGCCCGCACGCTCGAGAGCATGGCCGGCGAGCACGTACGCGTACCACGCGGCCTGATCTTCCACATCCCGCCCGCGAATGTGGACACCGTCTTCGTCTACTCCTGGGCCTTGTCGGCCCTGATGGGCAACCGCAACGTCGTCCGTCTTTCGCCGCGCTCCGGCGCGGTCGCCGAGGTGATCGTGGAGACGTTGCACGAGGCGCTGGCGCAGGCCGACCCCGTCGTCGGCGAGACGCAGCGGATCGTCTCCTACGATCGCTCGGCCGTGGAGGTCACCGCCACCCTCTCCGCTGCATGCGACCTGCGGGTGGTGTGGGGTGGCGACCGTACCGTGCACGACGTCCGGCGGCACCCGCTGCCGCCGCACGCCCGTGATCTGACCTTCCCCGATCGGTCCTCGTTCGCCGTGATACGGGCGGCGGCGTGGTTGTGTGCGCCGCGGGCCGCTCGGGTGACCGCGGCGGAGGGGTTCGTCAACGACGCCTACTGGTTCGACCAGGCGGCCTGCTCGTCGCCGCGGACCGTGTTCTGGGTGGGGGCGCAGGGCGACTGCGACGCGGCGCGGGCCGACTTCCTCGACCACGTGTCGCGGGTCGTCATGGCGCGCGGGTGGGCCGTCGACGCGGCGATGGCCGTGGAGAAGCGGGTCGCCACCTACGGGCTGGCCGCCGAGGGGGCCGCGGAGAGCGTGGAGTTCCGCGGGAACGCGCTGGCCAACGTGACTCTGGCGGCCGCCGCCCGAGCACCGAGGCGGTGGCTGGGCGCCGGGACGTTCGCGCACGCCAGGCTCGGCTCGGCCGCCGAGTTGGTGGGACTGGTCGAGCGGCGGGACCAGACGTTGACACACTTCGGGTTCGGGCGACCCGAGCTGGAGGAGCTGGCCAGGGCGCTGGCCGGACGCGGAGTCGACCGGATGGTGCCGGTGGGCGGCGCGCTCAGTTTCCATCGGGTGTGGGACGGGATCGATCTGCCGGTCGAATTCACCCGGCTGGTCACGGTGATCCGGTGA